Proteins found in one Triticum aestivum cultivar Chinese Spring chromosome 4D, IWGSC CS RefSeq v2.1, whole genome shotgun sequence genomic segment:
- the LOC123095668 gene encoding growth-regulating factor 9, with protein MLPELTAAAMELGQVLGYTPPATKDARSGGGFAQAAACPYPYPSPFLDEQKMLSFSKAAAPPSSGMDFGRSNEQRLLLARSKMPFTPSQWMELEHQALIYKYLNAKAPIPSSLLISISKSFRPSSDRMPWRPVYQGFTNADSDPEPGRCRRTDGKKWRCSKEAMAEHKYCERHINRNRHRSRKPVENQTRKNAKETPAAGSLSAAVSQGGCKKAKAGDELKPGSVSYWTDNLNRAMVSKARGNNPEEGNSAPLLNSTNQQHTLSLFSQLKQQSKPDKFSPAVDSESISSNTVLKPWERSNQQSSKDVSSTTLHDRGCLQSVLQDFSMHKNDKIEAQKNNASVPSTFYSPTEGQHISCLASNMMQVQEDCISSSWEIPQGGPLGEILTNSKNTDDLTNKCESRSYGWLLSLDEHEM; from the exons ATGCTTCctgagctcaccgccgccgccatggagctCGGGCAGGTGCTGGGCTACACGCCGCCGGCGACCAAGGACGCGAGATCCGGCGGCGGCTTCGCCCAGGCCGCCGCTTGCCCCTACCCCTACCCCTCCCCCTTCCTCGACGAGCAGAAGATGCTCAGCTTCTCCAAGGCCGCCGCCCCTCCATCGTCAG GTATGGATTTTGGCAGGTCCAATGAGCAGAGGCTGCTGCTGGCCAGGAGCAAGATGCCCTTCACTCCTTCACAGTGGATGGAGCTGGAGCACCAGGCCCTCATATACAAGTATCTCAATGCAAAGGCCCCCATACCTTCCAGCCTGCTCATCTCCATCAGCAAAAGCTTCAGACCCTCCTCCGATAGAA TGCCCTGGAGGCCTGTCTACCAAGGGTTCACCAATGCAGATTCTGACCCGGAACCTGGAAGATGCCGTCGAACAGACGGCAAGAAATGGCGGTGCTCAAAGGAGGCGATGGCCGAGCACAAGTACTGTGAGCGGCACATCAATAGGAACCGCCATCGTTCAAGAAAGCCTGTGGAAAACCAAACAAGGAAGAACGCCAAAGAGACGCCTGCTGCTGGCTCGTTATCGGCCGCTGTCTCACAGGGTGGCTGTAAGAAAGCAAAAGCTGGTGATGAACTGAAGCCAGGGAGCGTCAGCTATTGGACAGATAATTTAAACAG GGCAATGGTGAGCAAAGCCAGGGGAAACAACCCTGAAGAAGGCAACAGTGCTCCACTCCTGAATTCTACTAATCAACAACACACATTGTCCTTGTTCTCTCAACTGAAGCAACAGAGCAAACCAGATAAGTTCAGCCCGGCAGTCGATAGTGAATCGATCTCCTCAAATACAGTATTGAAGCCCTGGGAAAGAAGCAACCAGCAGAGCAGCAAGGACGTTTCTTCGACGACGCTCCATGATCGCGGGTGCCTTCAATCAGTCCTTCAAGATTTCAGCATGCATAAGAATGACAAGATCGAGGCTCAGAAAAACAATGCTTCAGTGCCATCAACTTTCTATTCACCTACAGAAGGTCAACACATCAGCTGCCTTGCATCTAACATGATGCAAGTGCAGGAGGATTGCATCTCAAGCTCTTGGGAGATACCTCAAGGTGGGCCATTAGGTGAAATCCTAACAAACTCCAAGAACACTGATGACTTGACCAATAAGTGTGAATCAAGATCATATGGTTGGTTACTGAGTCTTGATGAACATGAAATGTGA